From a single Herbiconiux sp. SALV-R1 genomic region:
- a CDS encoding acyltransferase family protein — MTTNVEGRHRSTLTPAPSGTRGIRLDIEGLRAVAVLAVLVYHLKPEWLMGGFAGVDIFFVISGFLITSHLMREADTKGTISLRQFYARRIMRLIPASTLVLVTTAVGVAVFAPRILWNQIGADIAAAATYSLNWLLASRSIDYLAEDSVASPVQHFWSLGVEEQFYLFWPLLIILAIAFSRFVKLDRRRAASIFAGLVFVFSLAFALRQSAVGDVSAYFTTTTRLWELAAGALVALNITAIRTVVPRVVRGPLTLIGILAIAWTLFFVDDSFWPGPATVIPIAGIALIILAGDNERPTITERGLSLAPMVWIGSISYSIYLWHWPIIVLAGYVWTTLPAPVVIAIPIVSIGLAWLTARLIESPLRFAPWFKKHSLRSFGFGAAALLVSVAAGAALFFGGPSNILKAPDGAVAAGAAALPATIDLSARTSAQWLDGVDWAVPSPLEAVDDVPVIYADGCQQDTVSSEPVSCTYGDTSSDEVMALVGDSKAAQWMPALSAIAEQHGMRLVTYLKSSCAFVDAPIERDGEAYDSCSDWYGTVMAELESLQPAVVVTSQVKGLAFDAADPDAADETLRQTMVDGLDRTWSALTALGSSVVVIGDTPQVGANVYECVAANVDELDTCSYDRDEAIEKSALPSQELAAQALQGREIVVGEPTTEPADPGEAGPVLIDMNDVICPSSEMCPAIVGNTLIYRSGSHITATYVMSATGLLGDAMTAAGVFAPRS; from the coding sequence ATGACGACCAACGTCGAGGGGCGCCATCGCAGCACCTTGACACCCGCACCGTCGGGAACCCGCGGCATCAGGCTCGACATCGAGGGACTCCGTGCCGTCGCGGTGCTGGCCGTGCTGGTGTACCACCTGAAGCCCGAGTGGCTGATGGGCGGCTTCGCCGGAGTCGACATCTTCTTCGTCATCTCCGGCTTCCTCATCACCTCCCACCTGATGCGCGAGGCGGACACCAAGGGCACCATCTCCCTGCGGCAGTTCTACGCGCGGCGCATCATGCGGCTCATCCCCGCCTCGACCCTCGTTCTCGTCACGACGGCTGTCGGTGTCGCCGTCTTCGCCCCGCGCATCTTGTGGAACCAGATCGGCGCCGACATCGCCGCGGCGGCCACGTACTCGCTCAACTGGCTCCTGGCGTCGCGGTCGATCGACTACCTCGCCGAAGACTCGGTCGCCTCACCGGTGCAGCACTTCTGGTCGCTCGGAGTGGAGGAGCAGTTCTATCTGTTCTGGCCGCTCCTGATCATCCTCGCGATCGCTTTCAGTCGTTTCGTGAAACTCGATCGGCGGCGTGCCGCGAGCATTTTCGCCGGCCTCGTGTTCGTCTTCTCGCTCGCCTTCGCCCTTCGGCAGTCCGCCGTCGGCGACGTCTCGGCCTACTTCACCACGACCACCCGGCTGTGGGAACTCGCCGCCGGCGCGCTAGTGGCCCTCAACATCACCGCGATCCGAACCGTGGTTCCCCGCGTGGTGCGCGGCCCGCTCACGCTGATCGGCATCCTCGCCATCGCTTGGACGCTCTTCTTCGTCGATGACAGCTTCTGGCCCGGCCCCGCCACCGTGATCCCGATCGCCGGAATCGCGCTCATCATCCTCGCGGGAGACAACGAGCGGCCGACCATCACCGAGCGCGGACTCTCGCTCGCCCCGATGGTCTGGATCGGTTCCATCTCCTATTCGATATACCTGTGGCACTGGCCGATCATCGTGCTCGCGGGATACGTGTGGACGACGTTGCCCGCGCCGGTCGTGATCGCCATCCCGATTGTGTCGATCGGGCTCGCTTGGCTCACTGCCCGGCTCATCGAATCGCCGCTGCGGTTCGCCCCGTGGTTCAAGAAGCACTCGCTCCGCTCGTTCGGGTTCGGTGCCGCCGCTCTTCTCGTCAGCGTCGCCGCCGGGGCCGCACTGTTCTTCGGCGGCCCGAGCAACATCCTCAAGGCGCCCGATGGCGCCGTCGCCGCGGGAGCGGCCGCGCTGCCCGCCACGATCGACCTCTCCGCACGCACCTCCGCACAGTGGCTCGACGGGGTCGACTGGGCCGTGCCGTCGCCCCTCGAGGCGGTCGACGACGTGCCGGTGATTTACGCCGACGGCTGCCAGCAGGACACCGTCTCGAGCGAACCCGTGAGCTGCACCTACGGCGACACCTCCTCCGATGAGGTCATGGCACTGGTGGGCGACTCGAAAGCAGCCCAGTGGATGCCCGCCCTCTCCGCCATCGCTGAGCAGCACGGCATGCGGTTGGTCACGTACCTCAAGTCGTCGTGCGCCTTCGTCGATGCTCCCATCGAGCGAGACGGCGAGGCCTATGACTCGTGCTCCGACTGGTACGGCACCGTGATGGCTGAGCTCGAAAGCCTCCAGCCCGCAGTCGTCGTCACGAGTCAGGTGAAGGGGCTCGCCTTCGATGCGGCCGATCCCGACGCCGCTGACGAGACCCTGCGTCAAACCATGGTCGACGGACTCGACCGCACCTGGAGCGCCCTGACGGCCCTCGGTTCGTCGGTGGTCGTGATCGGAGACACGCCGCAGGTCGGCGCCAACGTCTACGAGTGCGTCGCCGCGAACGTCGACGAGCTCGACACCTGCTCGTACGACCGCGACGAAGCGATCGAGAAGAGTGCTCTGCCGTCCCAGGAGCTGGCCGCCCAGGCCCTCCAGGGACGCGAGATCGTGGTCGGCGAGCCGACCACTGAACCCGCCGATCCGGGTGAGGCCGGCCCGGTGCTGATCGACATGAACGATGTCATCTGTCCGTCGAGTGAGATGTGCCCCGCGATCGTCGGCAACACCCTCATCTATCGATCCGGCTCGCATATCACGGCGACGTACGTCATGTCTGCGACCGGCCTGCTCGGCGACGCCATGACGGCCGCCGGGGTCTTCGCGCCCCGCAGCTGA
- a CDS encoding right-handed parallel beta-helix repeat-containing protein has product MGALVATAASPASAAEASGPGTYENDSPAIEYFGTWSTVTSIRDSGGSHNNSNAPTATASFTFSGPSVQWLSRKTAAGGINEVYVDDALVQTVDRYDPVGAFQQVMYRADDLGPGTHTIVVKATGTKNSAATGSTTTIDAFIVPEPALTTGLTGLPSATGPSLSWNATPSADGYRVYRSEGGGEPVLLTEPPVAEPSFVDTTASPATAYNYTVRSIVGDLEGPDSDAVTVASAAGPGVYENDHPAIRYSGTWSTPTSSNDSGGSFASSNSPTASASFSFTGSSIAWTSRLTGASGINDVYLDGTKVDTVDRYSATGKYQQTVFTNDELTDDMHTITIMATGTKNPDATGSQTIIDTFVVPDTRIVTGLTAAPAEGSVSLEWHPVPGATGYNIYRQPSGAADRSAPGVINGSPVGDVRYLDGAVEAGSVYTYSVAAIIDGSEAPAGMTAQVAAAAGVGTYENTHSAITYSGTWTTASSSNDSGGSYATSNSPTATASFTFTGTAIQWISRKTGASGINDVYLDGTKVASIDRYSATGKFQQVVYQNTSLTAGTHTITIKATGKKNASANGSMTILDAFVVPDTRIVKSLEGKATTSGISLTWEAVSNAAGYNVYRSSNGTASTPVNSAAVTAAKFTDTGVTAGIAYTYKVRAIVNGSEGPASDPVTVTTAAGPGTYENDHQAIRYTGTWTTPTSSNDSGGSYATSNSPAATASFTFTGTSIVWTSRRTGASGINDVYIDGTKVASIDRYSATGQYKVEVYRNTSLSAGVHTIMIKGTGTKNSAANGSSTIVDSFRVPKPEAPAKLSGVRAAAVDNGVTVSWKSSGDADVTGYKVYRGTATSGELSLIATVPASETEFINVDVKGTKTYRYYVRAVDYIGRLSPTWTSASVRVSAYAGYDYLGYDDCPAATVTATSTTTLKAALAAAEPGDVIRLRAGTYNNRFEISAKAPANNPIWICGSPQAILKGYGITGGNGFEIKDSTNIILSGMTVTESLKAVMVTRSSHITVSDVTVHTVGQEGIHLRQNTTDSIVAGNNVSKTGLVAPEYGEGIYIGLHPDNWCSQNDCEPDESDRNAIVDNTVFDTAAEAVDAKEGSSDGWIMGNTVDASGTTATSRWIVIRGNGWFVADNKGTGRNLTDGILVDAPPLPGYGTGNVIVRNTATMNSDGYAVRVNKQGNIVGCATNTFSGSARALTNVTCQK; this is encoded by the coding sequence GTGGGCGCACTGGTCGCGACGGCTGCTTCGCCTGCCTCGGCGGCGGAGGCCTCAGGGCCCGGCACGTACGAGAACGACAGCCCGGCCATCGAGTACTTCGGCACATGGTCGACCGTCACCTCGATCCGAGACAGCGGCGGCAGCCACAACAACAGCAATGCGCCTACGGCGACCGCCAGCTTCACCTTCTCCGGGCCGAGCGTTCAATGGCTGAGCCGCAAGACGGCAGCGGGCGGCATCAATGAAGTCTACGTCGACGATGCGCTCGTGCAGACGGTGGACCGCTACGACCCCGTCGGCGCCTTCCAGCAGGTCATGTACCGGGCCGACGACCTGGGCCCGGGCACCCACACCATCGTCGTGAAGGCGACCGGCACGAAGAACAGCGCCGCCACTGGCTCGACGACGACGATCGACGCGTTCATCGTGCCCGAGCCCGCGCTGACCACCGGCCTCACCGGCCTGCCCTCCGCGACCGGTCCCTCGCTCTCCTGGAACGCCACCCCCTCGGCCGATGGCTACCGGGTGTATCGCTCCGAGGGCGGAGGCGAGCCGGTGCTCCTGACGGAGCCGCCGGTAGCCGAACCATCCTTCGTCGACACCACAGCCTCTCCGGCGACCGCGTACAACTACACCGTCCGCTCGATCGTCGGAGACCTTGAGGGGCCCGACTCCGACGCCGTGACGGTCGCCTCCGCCGCAGGTCCGGGCGTCTACGAGAACGATCACCCCGCGATCAGGTATTCGGGCACGTGGAGCACGCCGACATCCTCCAACGACAGCGGCGGTTCCTTCGCCTCGAGCAATTCTCCGACGGCGAGCGCCTCTTTCTCCTTCACCGGATCAAGCATCGCCTGGACCTCACGGCTGACCGGGGCCTCCGGAATCAACGACGTCTACCTCGACGGCACGAAGGTCGACACCGTCGATCGGTATAGCGCCACCGGCAAGTACCAGCAGACCGTCTTCACGAACGACGAACTGACCGACGACATGCACACCATCACGATCATGGCGACGGGCACCAAGAACCCGGACGCGACAGGGTCGCAGACCATCATCGACACCTTCGTCGTGCCCGACACCCGGATCGTCACGGGCCTGACCGCAGCACCGGCCGAGGGATCGGTGTCGCTGGAATGGCATCCCGTGCCCGGCGCCACCGGCTACAACATCTACCGGCAGCCCTCCGGAGCAGCCGACCGATCGGCGCCGGGCGTCATCAACGGGTCTCCGGTCGGCGATGTGCGCTACCTGGACGGCGCGGTCGAGGCCGGCTCGGTGTACACCTACTCGGTCGCCGCCATCATCGACGGCTCCGAGGCCCCCGCCGGAATGACGGCTCAGGTTGCCGCCGCTGCCGGAGTGGGCACCTACGAGAACACTCACTCCGCCATCACGTACTCCGGCACCTGGACGACTGCGTCATCCAGCAACGACAGCGGCGGCTCGTACGCCACGTCGAACTCGCCGACGGCGACGGCGTCGTTCACCTTCACGGGCACCGCGATCCAGTGGATCTCGCGCAAGACCGGGGCCTCCGGCATCAACGACGTCTACCTCGACGGTACGAAGGTCGCGAGCATCGACCGTTACAGCGCGACCGGAAAGTTCCAGCAGGTGGTCTATCAGAACACCTCGCTGACCGCCGGCACGCACACGATCACGATCAAGGCCACGGGCAAGAAGAACGCCTCGGCCAACGGCTCGATGACCATCCTCGACGCCTTCGTGGTGCCGGACACCCGGATCGTGAAGTCCCTCGAGGGCAAAGCCACGACCTCGGGGATCTCCCTCACCTGGGAAGCCGTGAGCAACGCGGCCGGCTACAACGTCTACCGCTCGAGCAACGGCACCGCGTCGACCCCGGTGAACTCCGCGGCGGTGACCGCCGCGAAGTTCACCGACACCGGCGTCACGGCCGGCATCGCCTACACCTACAAGGTGCGCGCAATCGTGAACGGCAGTGAAGGGCCGGCTTCTGACCCGGTCACCGTGACGACGGCGGCAGGGCCCGGCACCTACGAGAACGACCACCAGGCCATCCGGTACACCGGCACCTGGACGACGCCGACCTCGTCGAACGACAGCGGGGGTTCGTACGCCACGAGCAACTCGCCCGCGGCGACGGCCTCGTTCACCTTCACGGGCACGAGCATCGTCTGGACCTCGCGTAGGACAGGCGCCTCCGGCATCAACGACGTGTACATCGATGGCACGAAGGTGGCGAGCATCGACCGCTACAGCGCCACCGGCCAGTACAAGGTCGAGGTCTATCGCAACACCTCGCTGTCAGCCGGTGTGCACACGATAATGATCAAAGGGACGGGAACGAAGAACTCGGCGGCCAACGGCTCATCCACAATCGTGGACTCTTTCCGGGTGCCGAAGCCGGAGGCACCCGCGAAGTTATCGGGCGTACGAGCGGCGGCGGTCGACAACGGGGTGACTGTGTCATGGAAATCGAGCGGCGACGCCGATGTAACCGGCTACAAGGTCTATCGCGGCACAGCGACCAGTGGGGAACTCTCGCTGATCGCGACCGTTCCGGCGAGCGAGACCGAGTTCATCAACGTCGACGTCAAGGGCACAAAGACCTACCGCTACTACGTTCGAGCAGTCGACTATATCGGTCGCCTCTCCCCCACGTGGACCTCGGCTTCGGTCCGGGTCTCGGCCTACGCCGGTTACGACTATCTCGGCTATGACGATTGTCCCGCTGCGACCGTCACGGCCACCTCGACGACAACATTGAAGGCGGCGCTCGCGGCGGCCGAGCCGGGCGACGTCATCCGGCTGCGGGCGGGAACGTACAACAACCGCTTCGAGATCTCGGCGAAAGCTCCGGCCAACAATCCGATATGGATCTGCGGCAGCCCGCAGGCGATCCTGAAGGGCTACGGCATAACGGGCGGTAACGGCTTCGAGATCAAGGACTCCACAAACATCATTCTCTCGGGTATGACCGTTACCGAGAGCCTCAAGGCGGTCATGGTCACCCGGAGCAGCCATATCACCGTCTCCGATGTCACCGTGCACACCGTCGGTCAGGAGGGCATTCACCTGAGGCAGAACACCACCGACTCGATCGTCGCCGGCAACAACGTGAGCAAGACAGGTCTAGTCGCCCCTGAGTACGGCGAGGGCATCTACATCGGGCTACACCCCGACAATTGGTGCTCGCAGAACGATTGCGAGCCCGATGAGTCGGATCGCAACGCGATCGTCGACAACACTGTCTTCGATACCGCAGCCGAGGCAGTGGATGCCAAGGAGGGCTCGTCGGACGGCTGGATCATGGGCAACACTGTCGATGCTTCGGGAACTACAGCTACCTCTCGATGGATCGTCATCCGAGGCAACGGCTGGTTCGTCGCAGATAACAAGGGAACCGGACGAAACCTCACCGACGGCATCCTGGTCGACGCCCCACCACTGCCCGGCTACGGCACGGGCAACGTGATTGTTCGCAATACGGCGACGATGAATTCCGACGGCTACGCGGTGCGAGTCAACAAACAGGGAAACATCGTCGGATGTGCGACGAATACCTTCTCCGGTAGTGCCAGGGCACTCACCAACGTGACCTGCCAGAAGTGA
- a CDS encoding O-antigen ligase, with protein sequence MLSSAVAVLGGGGGSAGLILIAVVVGGAALIMLMAIPIHTLPAIAFVVMVLAPDRLLFVSALELFPPEAIIMAIWAARKIVEFSLKRNTESTQRGRGLLVVTLLLSIVWFVIVMLSNNPSRSVVWMIGFILLIAVPTLIVEKTREVALLVRVWPWTGAIVAAYACVQVLLQSNPIYDLLYGVLGLPPIQHWSVYRADASLAHPLTAGMFFAMTFAFCVGQWLNTNRRVFALLALVNGLGVISTVSRGSYVAAGIGVAVVLVFAFLAGRRFGRGRVILVLAAFAVFAFFAVRSDAFVERSNSVDGLGSASSREDLWTITEATANAYGWLGSGPGTSEGSSLPFNWKGLPIENSYFQLIISVGIPGVIALGLFILAAYRIALLNRNLPAVGGLSAILVAIAGYAAIDGPRTALGLLAFMLMIATTTLTPINSAVPPPPSAATRGSLYAPKSTKL encoded by the coding sequence GTGCTGAGTTCCGCAGTCGCGGTACTCGGAGGAGGCGGCGGTTCGGCCGGACTGATTCTGATCGCCGTGGTGGTCGGAGGGGCCGCTCTCATCATGCTGATGGCCATCCCCATTCACACCCTGCCGGCCATCGCGTTCGTCGTGATGGTACTCGCACCCGACCGGCTCCTCTTCGTGAGCGCACTCGAGCTTTTCCCCCCTGAAGCAATCATTATGGCGATCTGGGCGGCGCGTAAGATCGTCGAGTTCTCCCTCAAACGAAATACGGAAAGCACGCAACGCGGACGTGGACTGCTTGTCGTGACCCTTCTGCTTTCGATCGTCTGGTTCGTGATCGTCATGCTGAGCAACAATCCGTCCCGGTCAGTGGTCTGGATGATCGGATTTATCCTCCTCATCGCGGTGCCGACCCTGATCGTTGAGAAGACTCGCGAGGTCGCGCTATTGGTGCGGGTGTGGCCATGGACGGGGGCAATTGTCGCCGCTTATGCCTGCGTGCAGGTGCTACTCCAGTCCAACCCGATCTACGACCTTCTCTACGGCGTTCTCGGCCTTCCTCCAATCCAGCACTGGTCCGTTTACCGGGCGGACGCATCGCTGGCCCACCCGCTCACTGCGGGAATGTTCTTTGCCATGACTTTCGCGTTCTGCGTCGGTCAATGGCTGAATACGAACCGGCGCGTCTTCGCCCTGCTGGCGCTCGTCAACGGGCTCGGTGTCATCTCGACCGTCTCCCGCGGGTCGTACGTCGCCGCCGGCATCGGTGTGGCCGTCGTGCTTGTTTTCGCCTTCCTGGCCGGCCGTCGCTTCGGACGCGGCCGCGTCATCCTCGTGCTGGCGGCTTTCGCAGTCTTTGCGTTCTTCGCGGTTCGTTCCGACGCCTTCGTCGAAAGGTCGAACAGCGTGGACGGGCTCGGCTCAGCTTCGTCCCGTGAGGATCTCTGGACCATCACCGAGGCGACGGCGAATGCCTACGGCTGGCTGGGATCCGGCCCCGGCACCTCAGAAGGCTCGTCTCTGCCCTTCAACTGGAAGGGGCTCCCCATTGAGAACTCCTACTTCCAGCTGATCATCAGCGTGGGTATCCCCGGGGTCATAGCCCTGGGATTGTTCATACTCGCGGCTTATCGCATCGCCCTTTTGAACCGGAATCTGCCCGCGGTAGGCGGGCTGTCGGCCATTCTGGTCGCCATAGCGGGTTACGCGGCGATCGACGGGCCGAGGACAGCGCTCGGCCTCCTCGCCTTCATGCTAATGATCGCAACGACAACTCTGACGCCGATAAACAGCGCCGTGCCCCCACCACCGAGTGCTGCCACGCGAGGCTCCCTGTACGCACCCAAATCCACCAAACTCTGA
- a CDS encoding glycosyltransferase gives MTQESPVSTAVSCIIPTHGRPEYLAEAVRSVLAQQSLPGEVIIVSDDDNGATAAVIEDLARFATVPVIFVRRTTGAPGASASRNLGARTATGSLLAFLDDDDLWEPGYLTLALKRLAERATDAVVTSFYRFTDSERSGETRPPEALTPRDAFIKSPGVTGSTLLISREAFENLGGYDDSLPVMNDTDFFLRFLLAERSYAVCDELLVGVRKHGDGQLTDNSPRRVAGGWVFLAKHRGSFDRGAARPRLYWQYRMLWRIPGAGPVSKARALLGMAWYHSASMDAPTGSTTSRIRNRADLHEFFAADLVAQNASGMSRLRQRTKPTIRFLRALRVAEYYRRPGASGLSRVLRVVANRRLSRLAVLTGISIPPGAFGKGLGLPHYGSIVVHTKARFGDWCCIQNNVNIGVSAGGIPRGGDFIYIAPGAVIYGDITIGSRSVIGANSVVGRDVEPGTTWAGAPARKISDTDSTNQMVAGVAALMRAADQEIADQAR, from the coding sequence TTGACACAGGAAAGCCCTGTCTCAACCGCCGTATCCTGCATCATTCCGACGCACGGCCGACCCGAATACCTGGCCGAAGCGGTTCGATCCGTCTTGGCTCAGCAGTCACTCCCGGGCGAGGTAATCATCGTCTCCGACGATGACAACGGTGCGACCGCCGCCGTCATCGAGGATCTAGCCAGGTTTGCGACAGTGCCGGTGATCTTCGTCCGGCGCACCACGGGCGCGCCCGGCGCATCCGCCTCTCGGAACCTCGGCGCTCGCACGGCCACGGGCAGCCTTCTCGCCTTCCTCGACGACGACGACCTGTGGGAGCCCGGATACCTCACGCTCGCGCTGAAGCGCCTGGCGGAGCGTGCGACCGATGCCGTGGTGACGTCGTTCTACCGCTTCACAGATTCGGAGCGTTCCGGGGAGACCCGGCCCCCGGAGGCTCTGACTCCGCGTGATGCGTTCATCAAGAGCCCAGGAGTCACTGGAAGTACACTCCTGATCAGCCGTGAGGCCTTCGAGAACCTCGGCGGGTACGACGACTCACTGCCCGTCATGAACGACACCGACTTCTTCCTGCGTTTTCTTCTCGCCGAGCGCAGCTACGCCGTCTGCGACGAGCTGCTCGTCGGAGTACGCAAGCACGGCGACGGTCAGCTGACCGACAACTCCCCCCGCCGTGTCGCCGGCGGCTGGGTGTTCCTTGCCAAGCACCGGGGCTCGTTCGATCGGGGCGCCGCCCGACCTCGCCTCTACTGGCAGTACCGCATGCTATGGCGCATCCCTGGCGCGGGCCCCGTCAGCAAGGCCAGAGCTTTGCTGGGAATGGCTTGGTATCACTCCGCCTCGATGGATGCTCCGACCGGTTCCACCACCTCCCGAATCCGCAATCGGGCCGATCTCCATGAGTTCTTCGCCGCAGATCTGGTTGCCCAGAACGCGTCGGGGATGAGTCGTCTAAGGCAGCGCACCAAGCCAACGATCAGATTCTTGAGGGCTCTCCGGGTCGCCGAATATTATCGCCGGCCCGGAGCATCCGGCCTGAGCCGCGTGCTGCGCGTCGTGGCCAATCGGCGTCTCAGTCGTCTGGCCGTGCTCACCGGCATCTCCATTCCTCCCGGAGCATTCGGCAAAGGCCTCGGCCTCCCGCATTACGGGAGCATCGTGGTGCACACGAAGGCGCGCTTCGGTGACTGGTGCTGCATCCAGAACAACGTGAACATCGGAGTCAGCGCAGGTGGCATACCCCGCGGCGGAGACTTCATCTACATCGCGCCGGGAGCCGTCATCTACGGAGACATTACTATCGGTTCACGGTCGGTCATCGGCGCGAACTCCGTGGTGGGCCGGGATGTCGAGCCGGGGACGACCTGGGCAGGCGCGCCTGCGCGCAAGATCTCCGACACCGACTCGACGAACCAGATGGTGGCCGGCGTGGCTGCCCTCATGCGTGCGGCCGACCAAGAGATTGCGGACCAGGCCCGATGA
- a CDS encoding oligosaccharide flippase family protein encodes MKQQFLFILISRGLASVLNALAFVWLGRLVGVELVGVLGIVTSVTSFVFLIADFGMATFISRERARGNEDLVIGALRFNTTSTIAFGFLLTIALAVFALLGVVPYAVILLGLAAALEKNTETTLSVPIADKKKFVPAFNVLLRRALALVAFGAAVLVGIDAVLAFCFGTAAAALAGQIQIRSWMRGKVSHETPFTAGQLKDVAQRAWPFWISNVTAGARQLDIPIVGLFASAYSAGLYSASSKIMNPFRLIPSTLTSLVVPHVARQSSTTARRTALKLTALFMATLIVLIPASFLSETLVVFLMGPEFAGGGTIFALMLVGLPFVALAPPLGSVLQSQGQERFVGFNGTVFAVLTIVLVALGAIVAGGEGAAAGLAVSYLLKCVSLHVRILRVLK; translated from the coding sequence ATGAAGCAGCAGTTTCTCTTCATCTTGATCTCTCGGGGCCTCGCCAGCGTTCTGAATGCGCTCGCATTCGTTTGGCTCGGGCGCCTCGTGGGCGTAGAGCTGGTCGGTGTGCTCGGCATCGTCACCAGCGTCACCTCATTCGTTTTCCTCATCGCCGACTTCGGGATGGCGACGTTCATCTCGCGGGAACGAGCTCGGGGAAACGAAGACCTGGTCATTGGCGCGCTCCGGTTCAATACCACGTCGACCATTGCCTTCGGCTTTTTGCTGACGATCGCCCTCGCCGTCTTCGCGCTTCTCGGCGTGGTTCCCTACGCCGTGATTCTTCTGGGGCTGGCGGCCGCCCTGGAGAAGAACACTGAAACCACCCTGAGCGTACCGATTGCGGACAAGAAAAAATTCGTACCGGCGTTCAACGTGCTGCTTCGTCGCGCCCTAGCACTCGTCGCCTTCGGCGCCGCCGTACTCGTCGGCATCGACGCCGTGCTGGCCTTCTGTTTCGGCACCGCCGCAGCGGCCCTCGCCGGGCAGATCCAGATCAGGAGCTGGATGCGCGGCAAGGTGTCGCACGAGACCCCTTTCACGGCGGGGCAGCTGAAAGACGTCGCACAGCGAGCCTGGCCGTTCTGGATCAGCAATGTCACAGCCGGCGCACGACAGCTGGACATACCGATCGTCGGACTCTTCGCATCCGCCTACTCGGCCGGTCTGTACTCGGCGTCGTCCAAAATCATGAACCCCTTCCGCCTCATTCCTTCGACGCTCACTTCACTAGTAGTACCCCACGTGGCTCGCCAGAGCTCCACGACCGCGCGGCGTACCGCCCTCAAGCTCACAGCACTGTTCATGGCGACACTGATTGTCCTTATCCCGGCGTCGTTTCTTAGTGAGACGCTCGTGGTGTTTCTGATGGGACCCGAGTTCGCCGGCGGAGGCACCATCTTCGCTCTGATGCTGGTGGGACTGCCGTTCGTAGCTCTGGCTCCGCCACTCGGATCTGTCCTGCAGAGTCAGGGCCAGGAGAGGTTCGTCGGCTTCAACGGGACGGTCTTCGCCGTACTGACAATTGTTCTCGTAGCCCTCGGGGCGATCGTCGCCGGAGGCGAGGGGGCAGCAGCAGGATTGGCCGTGTCGTACCTGCTGAAGTGCGTCTCGCTGCATGTGCGCATCCTCCGCGTGCTGAAGTAG